One part of the Acidobacteriota bacterium genome encodes these proteins:
- a CDS encoding S-layer protein, with translation MRSRVFLIVTLLFVSITASAQDFNNKTKEYTLVSQTEAKTEIVRTHRRVLCDYQPSGLWVRRGERFSVNVSGLDEDYKLSTMIGFKPMWAKNNGTQENELREGANTVTSTKDGILSFIFVKRNGYDTDPTTVDVKVTGGTAIPFYVVGETEDEDWENAIENMEDTYVQLVSDKALVTLPSRDYLKHPIEDVEAMFETIHKMIDLDDQLAGFDDSLPENMKTRNRINYLVDVYTPAPESDKYYAYASDYFIGMKRDNFTALTRDLGTEWGYWHETGHTYQQRSWTFSAIVEVQVNMYSLYVQEKFGLPSKLNNKEGKNTVSSFEMARRYIANPNKNYMVINSAEYGEFFTKLVMFHQLKSVYGWEAFTRLHKEFRKQSLIYNPKETDADKANKFVYMMCYVTRNDLVPFFRKWGLNIDAATSQKIAAMRLPLPRTDPSTIFK, from the coding sequence ATGAGATCAAGAGTTTTTCTGATTGTGACGCTGCTGTTCGTCTCGATAACGGCAAGTGCTCAGGACTTTAACAACAAGACAAAAGAGTACACTCTCGTCTCACAGACCGAGGCCAAGACCGAGATAGTACGGACGCACAGAAGAGTGCTCTGCGATTATCAGCCTTCCGGGCTTTGGGTTCGACGAGGCGAGCGGTTTTCGGTCAACGTCAGCGGTCTAGACGAAGACTACAAACTCTCGACCATGATCGGATTCAAACCGATGTGGGCAAAGAATAACGGTACCCAGGAAAATGAATTGCGCGAAGGTGCAAACACCGTCACGTCTACTAAAGATGGCATCCTTTCGTTCATCTTCGTCAAACGAAACGGCTACGACACCGATCCAACAACCGTCGATGTCAAGGTAACCGGCGGCACGGCAATTCCGTTTTACGTCGTCGGCGAGACTGAAGATGAGGACTGGGAAAACGCCATCGAAAATATGGAAGACACCTACGTGCAGCTCGTCTCGGACAAAGCCCTGGTCACACTTCCATCGCGGGATTATTTAAAACACCCGATCGAGGATGTCGAGGCGATGTTCGAGACGATCCACAAAATGATCGATCTTGATGATCAGCTTGCCGGGTTCGATGATTCTTTGCCGGAGAATATGAAGACCCGCAACCGCATCAATTATCTGGTCGATGTATATACTCCGGCTCCTGAATCGGATAAATACTATGCATACGCCTCGGATTACTTCATCGGAATGAAACGCGACAATTTTACCGCTCTCACTCGGGACCTCGGCACCGAATGGGGATACTGGCACGAGACCGGGCACACTTATCAGCAGCGGAGTTGGACGTTTAGTGCGATCGTCGAGGTTCAGGTCAATATGTACTCGCTCTATGTACAGGAAAAGTTCGGCCTGCCGTCCAAGCTCAACAATAAAGAGGGTAAAAACACCGTTTCGTCGTTTGAAATGGCACGCCGCTATATCGCCAACCCGAATAAGAACTACATGGTCATCAATTCGGCCGAATATGGCGAATTCTTTACGAAGCTCGTGATGTTCCATCAGCTCAAATCGGTTTACGGCTGGGAAGCATTTACGCGATTACATAAGGAGTTTCGCAAACAGTCATTGATCTACAACCCTAAAGAGACCGACGCAGATAAAGCAAATAAGTTTGTTTATATGATGTGTTACGTTACGAGGAATGATCTCGTACCGTTTTTCAGAAAGTGGGGCCTCAACATCGATGCCGCAACGTCGCAAAAGATCGCGGCAATGAGACTCCCTTTGCCGAGGACCGATCCGTCAACCATATTCAAATAG